In Rattus rattus isolate New Zealand chromosome 9, Rrattus_CSIRO_v1, whole genome shotgun sequence, a genomic segment contains:
- the Nme2 gene encoding nucleoside diphosphate kinase B, protein MANLERTFIAIKPDGVQRGLVGEIIKRFEQKGFRLVAMKFLRASEEHLKQHYIDLKDRPFFPGLVKYMNSGPVVAMVWEGLNVVKTGRVMLGETNPADSKPGTIRGDFCIQVGRNIIHGSDSVESAEKEIGLWFKPEELIDYKSCAHDWVYE, encoded by the exons ATGGCCAACCTCGAGCGTACATTCATTGCCATCAAGCCAGATGGCGTGCAGCGCGGCCTGGTGGGCGAGATCATCAAGCGATTCGAGCAGAAGGGGTTCCGCCTGGTGGCCATGAAGTTCCTTCGG GCTTCTGAGGAACACCTGAAGCAGCACTATATTGACCTGAAAGACCGTCCTTTCTTCCCGGGGCTGGTGAAGTACATGAACTCAGGGCCTGTGGTGGCCATG GTCTGGGAGGGGCTCAATGTGGTGAAAACAGGCCGAGTGATGCTGGGGGAGACCAATCCAGCTGATTCGAAGCCAGGCACCATTCGTGGGGATTTCTGCATTCAAGTTGGCAG GAACATCATCCACGGCAGTGATTCAGTGGAGAGTGCCGAGAAAGAGATCGGTCTATGGTTCAAGCCCGAAGAACTGATTGACTATAAGTCTTGTGCCCATGACTGGGTGTATGAGTAG
- the Nme1 gene encoding nucleoside diphosphate kinase A — MANSERTFIAIKPDGVQRGLVGEIIKRFEQKGFRLVGLKFIQASEDLLKEHYIDLKDRPFFSGLVKYMHSGPVVAMVWEGLNVVKTGRVMLGETNPADSKPGTIRGDFCIQVGRNIIHGSDSVESAEKEISLWFQPEELVDYKSCAQNWIYE, encoded by the exons ATGGCCAACAGCGAGCGTACCTTCATCGCCATCAAGCCTGATGGGGTCCAGCGGGGGCTTGTGGGAGAGATCATCAAGCGATTCGAGCAGAAGGGATTCCGCCTGGTTGGTTTGAAATTTATTCAG GCTTCAGAGGATCTTCTCAAGGAGCACTACATTGACCTGAAGGACCGCCCCTTCTTTTCTGGCCTGGTGAAGTACATGCACTCAGGACCGGTGGTTGCTATG GTCTGGGAGGGACTGAATGTTGTGAAGACAGGCCGGGTGATGCTTGGAGAGACCAACCCTGCAGACTCTAAGCCTGGGACCATACGAGGAGACTTTTGCATTCAAGTTGGCAG GAACATCATTCATGGCAGCGATTCTGTGGAGAGCGCAGAGAAGGAGATCAGTTTGTGGTTTCAGCCTGAGGAGCTGGTGGACTACAAGAGCTGTGCGCAGAACTGGATCTATGAGTGA